In the Suncus etruscus isolate mSunEtr1 chromosome 20, mSunEtr1.pri.cur, whole genome shotgun sequence genome, one interval contains:
- the SUMF1 gene encoding formylglycine-generating enzyme, with protein sequence MAAPRLGQMPGPHSGLGLVLVLPLLWQPGGAAGGGEAGAGTGASGGAATPMAGSCGCGSPQRPGAQGGSAASHLYSREANSPDPDSNPSPGERLLHLAKMVLIPAGTFTMGTDDPQIQQDGEAPARRVAIDAFYLDAYEVSNAEFEKFVNATGYLTEAERFGDSFVFEGMLSEHVKAHIQQAVAAAPWWLPVKGASWRHPEGPDSTLLHRSNHPVLHVSWNDAVAYCAWAGKRLPTEAEWEYGCRGGLEQRLFPWGNKLLPRGQHYANLWQGDFPVTNSGEDGFRGTAPVDAFPPNSYGLYNMVGNAWEWTADWWSVHHLATEARNPKGPPSGKDRVKKGGSYMCHKSYCYRYRCAARSQNTPDSSASNLGFRCAADYLPTSS encoded by the exons ATGGCTGCGCCCAGGCTGGGGCAGATGCCCGGGCCCCATTCGGGCCTTGGGCTGGTTCTAGTGCTGCCTCTGCTCTGGCAGCCCGGCGGAGCTGCGGGAGGAGGAGAGGCCGGAGCGGGCACGGGTGCGAGTGGGGGTGCTGCGACGCCCATGGCGGGTTCCTGCGGCTGTGGCTCACCCCAAAGGCCTGGGGCTCAGGGTGGCTCTGCAGCCTCTCATCTCTACTCCAGGGAAGCCAATTCCCCGGACCCGGACTCGAACCCCAGCCCTGGAGAGCGGCTGCTCCACCTCGCCAAG ATGGTCCTCATTCCTGCCGGCACCTTCACCATGGGCACAGATGACCCCCAGATCCAGCAGGACGGGGAGGCCCCTGCCCGGAGAGTGGCCATTGACGCTTTCTACCTGGATGCCTATGAAGTCAGTAACGCTGAGTTTGAGAAATTCGTGAACGCCACGGGCTATCTGACAGAG GCTGAGAGGTTTGGGGACTCGTTTGTCTTTGAAGGGATGCTGAGCGAACATGTCAAGGCCCACATCCAGCAAGCA GTTGCAGCAGCTCCCTGGTGGTTACCCGTGAAAGGAGCCAGCTGGCGGCACCCCGAGGGGCCTGACTCAACACTGCTCCACAG GTCAAACCACCCCGTCCTCCATGTATCCTGGAACGACGCCGTGGCTTACTGCGCATGGGCAGGCAAGAGGCTGCCCACAGAGGCCGAGTGGGAATATGGCTGTCGAGGGGGCCTGGAGCAGAG gctcTTCCCATGGGGTAATAAATTGCTGCCCAGGGGCCAGCACTATGCCAACCTTTGGCAGGGCGACTTCCCAGTGACCAACAGCGGCGAGGATGGCTTCCGAGGGACGGCGCCT GTGGATGCCTTCCCACCCAACAGTTATGGCCTCTACAACATGGTGGGCAACGCCTGGGAGTGGACAGCAGACTGGTGGTCTGTGCATCACTTGGCAACCGAGGCCCGGAATCCG AAAGGACCCCCTTCTGGGAAAGACCGAGTGAAGAAAGGCGGCTCTTACATGTGCCACAAG